The following nucleotide sequence is from uncultured Draconibacterium sp..
TGTGATACCAGGTTTCGTACATTTCGCGACCATAAATTCCTTTAAGTGTTAATCCTTTAAAAATAAGCTTGCTCCAGTTAATTTGAGTACGTTCGGGCAGCAGACCAAGCAAACTAATTTTACCTCCATTGTACATGTGGTTTACCATGTCGTTAAAGGCAACCGGCGATCCCGAGCATTCCAAACCAATATCGAAACCACTAACCATATGATGCACTTTCATGGCTTCCTTAATGCTTTCTTTGGTAGGATCGATAACACGTGTAGCACCCATTTTTCGGGCCATATCGCGGCGGTATTTACTTAAATCGGTGCCGATGATGTTACGGGCTCCGGCAAATTTGCAAATGGCTGCAGCCATGGCTCCAATTGGTCCGCCAATTCCGGTAATTAAAACATCTTCGCCTAACATAGGAAACGACAGAGCCGTGTGTGTGGCGTTTCCCAGCGGATCCATAATGGCCATCATTTCATCTGAAATTCGTGGATCGATGTGCAATACATTTTTCGCCGGAACAGAAATGTATTCAGCAAAACCACCATCACGGTTTACACCAATTCCAATGGTATTGTCGCAAATATGCTGGCGCCCGCGCCTGCAATTTCTACAAAAACCACACGAAATATGTCCCTCAACGGTAACACGTTCACCCACTTTTACACGGTCTACTTCCGAACCCACTTCAACAACGGTTCCCATGTATTCATGACCAATAGTCACCGGTGTTTTAATGGTTTGTTGCGCCCATTCGTCCCATTTATAAATATGTAAATCGGTGCCACAAATGGCTGATTTTTGTACTTTCAGGAGAATATCGTTGGGTCTCACCTTGGGCATTGGTACATCTTCCATCCAAATACCCTTTTCAGGTTTACTTTTTACAATTGCCTTCATTAAAATTAAACTTGTTAGTTGTTATCTGGTGCAAGTTAAAACAAAAATATGGGTGAAAATCTAAGGAAAGTCAGTTTTGAAATTTCTTCAATCAGGCAATATTTGAAGGAGCTAATTGTTTGTTCGACATGAATTTAACGGGGTACCACGAGGCAATAAATCCAATAAATAAAACCGCGACGAATGCCAAAATGATGTCGGTAAAAATGATGTGAACCGGGTAGGCCGAAATAACAAAAGAACCACCGGCGCCAGGCAGTTTTACCAGCCCGAAAGTAATCTGAAGCCAGCATACAAAAACACCCAAAACGGTACCTAAAACGCCACCTGCCAACGAAATTAACCAGCCTTCGTAAAGAAAAATCCGGTTAATCTGTTTTTCCTGCAAACCCATGCTGCCCAGTATCGAAATATCCTCTTTTTTATCGATATAAAGCATGGTTAGGTTGCCGATCATATTTCCGGAAGCCAGCAGCAAAATAAAAACGAGGATAAAATAAACCGCCCATTTTTCCGATTTCATGGTTTTAAAAACCAGGTCGTGTTGCTGTTCCTTATTTTTCACGTGGAACCCGGCTCCCATAATTTCTTCCAGTTTATTCTGAATAGCATCAACATCGCTTCCTTCGGCAACGGATAATTCAATGGCAGAAATATCGTTCCCACTATCAAAAAGTTCGGTAGCAAACTCCTTTGATACCAGCATGTATTTGGCATCCACATCTTCGAGCACAGCAAAT
It contains:
- a CDS encoding FtsX-like permease family protein, translated to MNLSFFIAKRYLFSKKKQNIINIISWISMAGIVVGTMAIIIIVSVLNGFTDLIGVFYSDFDPDIKISSVEGKMFDPNTIDIEQIKALPGVVSYAEIVEEVALLRYGKRQFVATIKGVPDNYPDYTNIDKLLIEGEYYLKKDGIDYAVVGRGIANNLGVGVSFLDPLHVYVPKKGKQVSLNPSRAFNHDSLFPSAVFAVLEDVDAKYMLVSKEFATELFDSGNDISAIELSVAEGSDVDAIQNKLEEIMGAGFHVKNKEQQHDLVFKTMKSEKWAVYFILVFILLLASGNMIGNLTMLYIDKKEDISILGSMGLQEKQINRIFLYEGWLISLAGGVLGTVLGVFVCWLQITFGLVKLPGAGGSFVISAYPVHIIFTDIILAFVAVLFIGFIASWYPVKFMSNKQLAPSNIA
- the tdh gene encoding L-threonine 3-dehydrogenase, which gives rise to MKAIVKSKPEKGIWMEDVPMPKVRPNDILLKVQKSAICGTDLHIYKWDEWAQQTIKTPVTIGHEYMGTVVEVGSEVDRVKVGERVTVEGHISCGFCRNCRRGRQHICDNTIGIGVNRDGGFAEYISVPAKNVLHIDPRISDEMMAIMDPLGNATHTALSFPMLGEDVLITGIGGPIGAMAAAICKFAGARNIIGTDLSKYRRDMARKMGATRVIDPTKESIKEAMKVHHMVSGFDIGLECSGSPVAFNDMVNHMYNGGKISLLGLLPERTQINWSKLIFKGLTLKGIYGREMYETWYHMEMMLTTGLDISPIITHRFKADDYQKAFEIMEAGDCGKIILDWE